Proteins found in one Desulfovibrio sp. UIB00 genomic segment:
- the thiC gene encoding phosphomethylpyrimidine synthase ThiC, translated as MSASFRSQNSALSGLLDKHLTTLAEEEQLAPESIVEAIEAGTMVLLGNPAHPNLKPILVGQPSRIKVNANIGTSPLCNCPATEERKIKAALDAGADTVMDLSIAGDLDALRLGMLKACPLPLGTVPLYAVGQQILDAELDIATMQPDALFAEIAKQAEQGVDFITVHCGLSKRGAEMAVKNNRVLGIVSRGGSMLARWMLENNRENPLLEYYDRLLDICRPYNVTLSLGDGLRPGAGVDAGDAAQWEEVINLGQLAKYALERGVQCMIEGPGHVPLNQVRTQIQGIKRLTNNAPLYVLGPLCCDSAPGYDHIAGAIGGAMGVEAGVDFLCYLTPAEHLTLPDEADVRAGVMASRVAAHVGEVALGRPAAVAREAAMNAARKALDWEAMSKAALDPQMLEKRREDHKTEEVCAMCGKFCSVKMLRGH; from the coding sequence ATGTCTGCATCTTTTCGTTCGCAGAATTCCGCTCTGAGCGGCCTGCTGGACAAACACCTCACCACTCTGGCCGAGGAAGAACAACTCGCCCCGGAATCCATTGTTGAAGCCATCGAGGCGGGTACAATGGTGCTGCTGGGCAACCCCGCGCATCCCAACCTCAAGCCCATTCTTGTGGGCCAGCCCTCGCGCATCAAGGTGAACGCCAACATCGGCACTTCGCCCTTGTGCAACTGCCCCGCTACGGAAGAACGCAAAATCAAGGCTGCCCTTGATGCCGGAGCCGACACCGTGATGGATCTTTCCATCGCGGGCGACCTTGACGCCCTGCGCCTTGGCATGCTCAAGGCCTGCCCCCTGCCGCTCGGCACCGTGCCGCTCTATGCCGTGGGCCAGCAGATTCTGGACGCGGAGCTGGATATCGCCACCATGCAGCCCGATGCGCTGTTTGCCGAAATCGCCAAGCAGGCCGAGCAGGGTGTGGACTTCATCACCGTGCACTGCGGCCTTTCCAAGCGCGGCGCTGAAATGGCAGTCAAGAACAACCGAGTGCTGGGCATTGTTTCGCGTGGCGGCTCCATGCTCGCCCGCTGGATGCTTGAGAACAACCGTGAAAATCCGCTGCTGGAATACTATGACCGCCTGCTGGACATCTGCCGCCCCTACAACGTCACCCTTTCGCTGGGCGACGGCCTGCGCCCCGGCGCGGGCGTGGACGCGGGCGATGCCGCCCAGTGGGAAGAAGTCATCAACCTGGGCCAGCTTGCCAAATACGCCCTTGAACGCGGCGTGCAATGCATGATCGAAGGCCCCGGCCACGTGCCGCTCAATCAGGTGCGCACCCAGATTCAGGGCATCAAGCGCCTGACCAACAATGCCCCCCTGTACGTGCTCGGCCCCCTGTGCTGCGACAGCGCCCCCGGTTATGACCACATTGCCGGAGCCATCGGCGGCGCCATGGGCGTCGAGGCTGGCGTGGACTTTCTGTGCTACCTCACCCCTGCCGAACACCTCACCCTGCCTGACGAGGCGGACGTGCGCGCAGGTGTGATGGCCTCACGCGTGGCCGCCCATGTGGGCGAAGTGGCTCTTGGCCGCCCCGCCGCCGTTGCCCGCGAGGCTGCCATGAACGCCGCCCGCAAGGCTCTGGATTGGGAAGCCATGTCCAAGGCAGCTCTTGACCCGCAGATGCTCGAAAAACGCCGCGAAGACCACAAGACAGAAGAAGTCTGCGCCATGTGCGGCAAGTTCTGCTCCGTCAAGATGCTGCGCGGGCATTAA
- the ahpC gene encoding alkyl hydroperoxide reductase subunit C codes for MGNLINKAVEPFNVKAFHGGELKTVTEADIKGHWSIFFFYPADFTFVCPTELEDLADNYEQFKKLNCEVYSVSTDSAFVHKAWADASPSIAKIRYPMLADCAGALSNAFGVMIEGAGQALRGSFLVNPDGVIKAYEIHDTPIGRNVEELLRKLEAAQFVAEHGDQVCPARWKPGSATLKPGLDLVGKI; via the coding sequence ATGGGGAATCTCATCAATAAAGCGGTTGAACCTTTCAACGTGAAGGCCTTTCACGGTGGCGAGCTGAAAACGGTTACCGAAGCAGATATCAAGGGTCACTGGTCCATATTCTTTTTCTATCCCGCAGACTTTACCTTTGTGTGCCCCACGGAGCTGGAAGACCTGGCAGACAATTACGAGCAGTTCAAAAAGCTCAATTGCGAAGTCTATTCCGTTTCCACCGACAGTGCCTTTGTGCACAAAGCCTGGGCCGATGCCTCGCCAAGTATCGCCAAGATTCGCTACCCCATGCTGGCAGACTGCGCCGGAGCCCTCTCCAACGCGTTCGGCGTGATGATTGAAGGCGCGGGGCAGGCCTTGCGCGGCAGTTTTCTGGTAAATCCTGATGGCGTCATCAAGGCCTATGAAATCCACGATACGCCCATTGGCCGCAATGTTGAAGAATTGCTGCGCAAACTGGAAGCCGCGCAGTTTGTGGCCGAGCACGGCGATCAGGTTTGCCCTGCCCGCTGGAAGCCCGGAAGCGCCACCCTTAAGCCCGGTCTTGATCTTGTAGGCAAGATTTAG
- a CDS encoding potassium transporter TrkG has product MARKRFLSPFTWPVLSFLAVILAGSVLLGLPASWAKGQSISPIDACFLATSAVCVTGLSPLDISEVLSPFGKGVLLCLIQTGGLGVMTYTSIIFLLWRNNVPFNSREAVSQALLWGDFSLAAFLRQVLGLVFGIEAVAALLLWLHDPVFFYPFSAVFHAVSAFCNAGFALSTTNLALFRDDVVVNAVIASSVILGGIGFGVLREFLGICTGGRMGAPVRRLSRFSRLVVKTSLLIIVLGWVVMFAIEFWRGSVPRTVDGCADLAITMFFHSVVARTAGFSSIDLAVLGDATLLVLIALMFIGGGPGSCAGGIKVVTFRVLAGYIAAQFRGDSQIVLEGRGVAAENVSRALTLFFAYSMLVGISVFLLAITEGDVIAGAGTQAAPFLRLLFEEVSALGTVGLSVNLTQDLSSAGKGIIIFSMFAGRVGILSLLMAVQSLRSKKAYSVAEAQLPIG; this is encoded by the coding sequence ATGGCAAGAAAACGTTTTTTGAGTCCCTTCACCTGGCCGGTGTTGTCATTCCTTGCGGTTATCCTTGCGGGGTCAGTACTGCTCGGCCTGCCTGCAAGCTGGGCCAAGGGCCAGAGCATCAGCCCCATAGACGCCTGTTTTCTCGCAACTTCGGCTGTCTGCGTTACCGGCCTTTCGCCGCTGGACATAAGCGAGGTGCTCAGTCCTTTCGGTAAGGGGGTGCTGCTGTGCCTCATCCAGACCGGCGGGCTGGGGGTCATGACCTACACAAGCATCATCTTTCTGTTGTGGCGCAATAACGTACCCTTCAACAGCCGCGAGGCCGTGAGTCAGGCCTTATTGTGGGGAGATTTCAGCCTTGCCGCCTTTTTGCGGCAGGTGCTCGGGCTGGTTTTTGGCATTGAGGCTGTGGCCGCCTTGCTGCTCTGGCTGCACGACCCTGTATTTTTCTATCCATTCAGTGCCGTGTTTCATGCTGTTTCAGCCTTCTGCAATGCAGGCTTTGCCTTGAGCACAACCAACCTGGCTCTTTTTCGGGACGACGTGGTCGTTAATGCCGTTATTGCGTCCAGTGTTATTCTGGGCGGCATAGGGTTTGGCGTACTGCGGGAATTCCTGGGCATCTGCACAGGAGGTCGCATGGGCGCGCCTGTGCGCCGTCTCAGCCGTTTCAGCCGGCTGGTGGTCAAAACAAGCCTCTTGATTATTGTTCTCGGCTGGGTGGTCATGTTCGCCATCGAGTTCTGGCGGGGAAGCGTGCCGAGAACCGTGGATGGATGCGCCGACCTTGCCATCACCATGTTCTTTCACTCGGTGGTGGCGCGTACCGCAGGCTTCAGCTCCATTGATCTCGCCGTGCTGGGCGATGCCACCCTGCTGGTGTTGATAGCCCTGATGTTTATCGGCGGCGGCCCAGGGTCGTGTGCAGGCGGCATCAAGGTTGTGACCTTTCGCGTGCTTGCGGGCTACATTGCCGCCCAGTTCAGGGGCGACAGCCAGATTGTGCTGGAAGGGCGGGGTGTGGCGGCAGAGAACGTCAGTCGGGCGCTGACCCTGTTTTTTGCCTACTCCATGTTGGTGGGGATTTCTGTCTTTCTGCTTGCCATCACGGAAGGCGACGTTATTGCCGGAGCAGGCACGCAGGCCGCGCCCTTTTTGCGCTTGCTGTTTGAAGAAGTTTCGGCGCTCGGCACCGTGGGGCTTTCCGTCAATCTGACGCAGGATTTAAGTTCTGCGGGCAAGGGAATCATAATTTTCAGCATGTTTGCGGGCCGGGTGGGCATTTTGAGCCTGCTCATGGCGGTGCAGAGCTTGCGGTCAAAAAAGGCCTACAGCGTGGCAGAAGCCCAGCTTCCCATAGGGTAG
- a CDS encoding TrkA family potassium uptake protein, with translation MAEKKLEIGVIGLGKFGLRMASTLVSLGHTVLGIDMSEARVQRAEEALDTVYKADATNIAVLRSLHVQDLDWVVISVGESVEQSLSITLNVQELNGPKIWVKASNEEHKKILQRLHVTRAMVPETEAAVMAAHQLTHPGMLDLIPKYGGIAIQELRVDAWDGKTLIELNLIQQFNVMVMGIRPAGKNAFVFVPPATTVLHKGDSLVVAGRADSMRMLKP, from the coding sequence ATGGCGGAAAAGAAACTGGAAATCGGCGTTATCGGCCTAGGCAAGTTTGGCCTGCGCATGGCGTCCACCCTTGTGTCGCTGGGGCATACGGTGCTTGGCATTGATATGTCCGAGGCCAGGGTGCAAAGGGCGGAAGAAGCGCTGGATACCGTATACAAGGCCGACGCTACCAATATTGCCGTGTTGCGGTCGCTGCACGTGCAGGATCTGGACTGGGTGGTGATCAGCGTTGGGGAAAGCGTGGAGCAGTCGTTGAGCATCACCCTCAACGTGCAGGAGTTGAACGGCCCCAAGATATGGGTCAAAGCTTCCAACGAAGAACACAAAAAAATTCTGCAACGCCTGCACGTCACCCGCGCCATGGTGCCAGAAACTGAAGCTGCCGTCATGGCGGCCCACCAGTTGACCCACCCCGGCATGCTCGACCTTATCCCCAAGTACGGCGGCATTGCCATTCAGGAGCTGCGCGTGGATGCGTGGGACGGGAAAACCCTTATTGAATTGAATTTGATACAGCAGTTCAATGTCATGGTCATGGGCATACGTCCTGCGGGAAAAAACGCCTTTGTCTTTGTGCCGCCCGCCACAACAGTTCTGCACAAGGGCGACTCTCTTGTGGTGGCCGGACGGGCTGATTCCATGCGCATGCTCAAGCCCTGA
- a CDS encoding iron-containing alcohol dehydrogenase, giving the protein MWDQAADYKNVREIRVKTTTYLGVGAINKIDDILAQLKSEGITSILCVCGGRSYKITGAWDKVEAAAQKHGVTLALYNRVTPNPTTDSVDEAAALGRSVNAGAVLAIGGGSPIDCGKSAAILLANPGKTGDDLYCYRFTPQVALPIIAINLTHGTGSEVNRFAVATVTKLNYKPAIAYDCIYPRFAIDDPALMTGLSPDQTRYVSIDAVNHVVEAATTTVTNPFAISLAAETIRLVHQWLPAALADPGDLKARYQLCYAAMQAGVAFDNGLLHFTHALEHPLSAVSPDLSHGLGLAVLLPAVILECYPARPDVLAHILAPLAPGLEGLPEEAPQAAKAVEQWLASVGVPQKLEDIGVTAADVDKFCDLVEQTPSLGLLISVAPVEGTRERVARIYNNSLKPMG; this is encoded by the coding sequence ATGTGGGATCAAGCTGCCGATTACAAAAATGTGCGGGAAATTCGGGTCAAGACAACTACCTATCTGGGCGTTGGAGCTATTAATAAAATAGACGATATCCTCGCACAGCTTAAGAGCGAGGGCATCACGTCCATACTCTGCGTTTGCGGCGGGCGTTCATACAAAATCACCGGCGCTTGGGACAAAGTTGAAGCCGCAGCCCAAAAGCACGGCGTCACGCTGGCGCTCTACAACCGCGTCACCCCCAACCCCACCACTGACAGCGTGGACGAAGCCGCAGCCCTGGGCCGTTCTGTCAATGCGGGCGCAGTGCTGGCCATAGGCGGCGGCAGCCCCATCGACTGCGGCAAGAGCGCCGCCATCCTGCTGGCAAACCCCGGCAAGACGGGCGATGATTTGTACTGCTACCGCTTTACGCCGCAAGTGGCACTGCCCATCATCGCCATCAACCTCACCCACGGCACCGGCAGCGAAGTGAACCGCTTTGCCGTTGCAACTGTGACCAAGCTGAACTACAAGCCCGCCATTGCTTACGATTGCATATACCCCCGCTTTGCCATTGACGACCCCGCGCTCATGACCGGGCTTTCGCCCGACCAGACGCGTTATGTGTCCATTGACGCCGTCAATCATGTGGTGGAAGCCGCCACCACCACTGTCACCAACCCCTTTGCCATTTCGCTTGCGGCAGAGACCATCCGGCTTGTCCACCAGTGGCTGCCCGCCGCCCTTGCCGACCCCGGCGACCTCAAGGCCCGCTACCAGCTGTGCTACGCCGCCATGCAGGCAGGCGTGGCTTTTGATAACGGTCTGCTGCACTTCACGCATGCGCTTGAGCACCCCCTGAGCGCCGTCAGCCCCGACCTGTCGCACGGCCTTGGCCTTGCCGTTCTGCTGCCCGCAGTCATTCTGGAATGCTACCCCGCCAGGCCCGATGTGCTGGCGCACATTCTCGCGCCCCTGGCCCCCGGCCTCGAGGGCCTGCCGGAAGAAGCCCCGCAGGCCGCCAAGGCTGTGGAGCAGTGGCTTGCCAGTGTGGGCGTGCCGCAGAAGCTTGAAGACATCGGCGTGACCGCCGCTGACGTGGACAAGTTCTGTGATCTGGTGGAACAGACTCCTTCGCTGGGTCTGCTGATTTCCGTTGCGCCAGTGGAAGGCACGAGGGAGCGCGTGGCGCGCATCTATAACAATTCTCTCAAGCCCATGGGTTAG